From Streptomyces cyaneogriseus subsp. noncyanogenus, the proteins below share one genomic window:
- a CDS encoding SGM_5486 family transporter-associated protein, with protein MPVLDPNPQHGQKKMLLVFGAFFGIFVIIGIVATIASP; from the coding sequence TCCTCGACCCGAACCCCCAGCACGGTCAGAAGAAGATGCTGCTCGTCTTCGGCGCCTTCTTCGGGATCTTCGTGATCATCGGCATCGTCGCGACGATCGCCTCACCCTGA